The genomic stretch GAAGCGTAAGCTACCCTGAGTAATGATTCCCAGCGACGTTTTTCTTGCTTTGCACTCAACGACTGCGATCTCGGTTTTGTCGACTGGGAGATTAAGGTCCCAAGCGCACTTAAGTCGGCGCCAATTGAATTGGTCCCTCATAACCTGCTTGTCGCCCTGAAATGATGACGAGCGTCGTGTGACAGGATTCCTGTTGTATTGAGTACTGACGTATAAACTGGGAATCCGAAATGGGAACTGGATCGGAGCGTGGATGTCATCTAAAGGTCCATTACATGTTTTTTACTTTTTTGGGATTGCTTCTTCGTCAAATTCTTGTATTGTACGCTATTACTTTTCTGTGATTATGCATTGCTGATGAACACTGCGGATGTTTAACAAGAATTGTAAAACAATTCAGGAAGTGAACAAAATTGTTTCAACACCACCTTGGCTGCGACCAACAAGCAGATGCTTTAACCAGTTTGGCAAAGTCGCTGGTGTGGGAGGTCTGGTACAGACATTTCGCGTCGTGTGCCCGTCCGTTAACTTGACGCAGGGTTATTGATACGTACGAAAACTGTGAAAGGTGCATGAACGAAGAACGTGCATATACTCCTCTCCACGTGGCTGCCATCTCCCACTTTTGCTTTACCATCAAGGTGAATGGGAAAAGGTAGAGAGCAGAGTCTAATCACCTCTAAACCCCTCTTTGGCGGCTATATTGCTGTGTGTGCCATAGCTCAAATCAGCCAGCCTTCCTAGACAGGCGTGCAAGTTTTCATAAGAGAGGTTGTAAACACCTAAGGTTGACTCGCATGGAGCGATTTTTGCACGCGAGCACCCGACAAGCACCGTTGCTGACGCGAGCGGAGGTACCCCCGCATGCAACAAGAGAAAAACGTCGCGCACGGCGTGCTCCAACACATATTGTGAGTGAACTTGTAGTTGACAACCAATGTGTCACTTATTTTGGACTAGAGTGTTAAGCCTGGTGCACACTACCACGTTCCAATACGCGCGGATGCGTGCGCGTGCGGGTTGCCGTGGTGACCAACCTGTGCGTCGCTAGGCGTATAATAGTGTTGAGAAAATAAGTGCAGATGGCCAAAAGGCCATGAATGTGGAGTGGACGCTCCTTTTTCACCGAACCCCACTGTGAGCTGCGACGACGCTCCTCCCCGGCTGTAACCTGAGCCGACAGAGAGCAGTGTCTTTTCTCCATTCCCGCTTTCCCGCTTTTTTCCCCGGGTTTCTCTGTAAATAGAGTTAGTTGCATTTTTGTTCTCGAACTGACTGCCTCGTCGCtttctttcttcgagttttcagCCGAACCCATCGAACGTTTTAACTTGTAGAGAGGGAGATCTTCAATTTGTGCTACTTTTTCCTAATTTCTGCTACATTTTgctgccgaaacccgggaagttGGAACTCTAACTGTGAACTGCGTCGACAGTCCTACGTGAATGCAACGAACATGGATCGCCTGAAAGTGAAATGTGCCAGCCGTCGTACACAAACAACGAAGCTCATCAACGACGCCACGGCCGCGCTGCACGATGGGTCTACCAGATTGGATGAGATCAGCAGCCTACTGGAACGACTCACAGTAAGCCACAGTGACTTGACTACTCTCAACAAAGAGATAGAACCGCATGTGCGAGAGGAGGAACTCGAAAGCGAGTACGTCACTGTGATGGACTATGAAGACAGAGCGACGGAAACGATTGCCAACCTGCGTTGGAGACTTTCGCAATCTCAGACGTCGCCGTCTCCACCGCAGCTTTCTAACGTACAGACAGACGTATCAAGAACGCCGCATGCCCCACGTCCTGGAGTGAAACGTCTTAAGCTTAGCCTACAACAATTTCGTGGAGACCTCTCTGATTGGCAAGGGCTCTGGGAACAGTTCAGAACAACTGTTCGCGACAACGAGGGGCTAAGCAAGATCGAAAAGTTCCACTATCTCCGTTCGCTACTGCATGGTCCAGCAGCTAGAGCTATCGCCGGCTTGCAGACGTCGGAGGCATCTTACGACGACGCGGTGGAAATCCTTTCACAGCATTTTGGTGACCGCGGGCGGATAGAAAAACAATACCTGTCTAAGCTCCGCAACCTATCGGCTGCTACATCAGCAGATGATATATATGGACTACGTAAGCTATACGACAACGTACAGATGAACGTCCGTGGTCTCCGATCCCTGGGAGTTTCCAGCGCGAACTATTCTGTTATGCTCTCTGAAATCTTATTGTCGTCACTCCCAACGGACATTGTAGTGGAATACCATCGCTCTGCAAATCGCAAACAGCAGGACGAGGACAGCTCCGAATCGACCTCAACGCATGGCGCTTCGGACGCATCGACGCACGCCACATCCGAGGCCACGAGAGAACTAAACAATATACTTCGTTTCTTTCGGATCAAGGTAGAAAGTCGAGAACGCAGCGGATTGGCTCCAGATAGAAAAAAAACCTTCCATAGCGGCCAAGAAACGACAGGGCTTCAACCACCGCAGTACGTCTTCGGCCGCGGTACTCCACAGCGCCTCAGTTCCTAAGTATGGCTGCCTCTTTTGTTCGGATTCTGCGCATACAACGAAGAACTGTACTGGACCACTTCCCATGGATCTGCGGAAGAAGAGGCTGGCTGATGATAGACGCTGTTTTCGGTGTACTAAACGAGGTCACAGTGCTAAAAAATGCCGAGGAAAAATGCGTTGTCCGAAATGTGGTGGGAGGCATGCAGTGGCGATGTTCGACCCATCCTGGACGACCTATAAGAAAAACGCTGACTGTGCGACAGCTACTATGCTGGCAGCTGAAGACACCGCTGCGGAGAGTAACACCGTGCTATACTGCAAACTTTCCGCGCCTGGGTCACGGGCGACAAGAAATGCGCGTACGTCCGTGGAGTAATTGATGGATGCAGTCAGCAAGCCTTTATCCGAGAAGATGTGGCCGACAAACTTCGCCTCGACGTGCTTTGCAACATAACGGTGAGCCTTAACACTTTCGGCAGTACTACCTCCACCCCACAACGACAGCGATGCAATGTAGTGGAAGTCCAGTTACGGGGTCAGTTCGAACCAACAGAATTTACTGTGCAAGCTGTCACCGTGCCTTTCATCTGTCGTGACATTTGTCACACTCCTGTGGAACATAAGCTCGTTCGATCCATACGTGCGGAAGATGGCTACATAGCCGACGAGCTGTTGTTCCCCGACATACCTGCCGAGTTCGGGGTTTCTCTGCTGTTGGGTTGCGATCAACTCTGGGAGCTCACCACTGGAAAAATTAGACGCAGCGCATCCACCAGCGGACTCGTCGCCATCGAGACAAGCCTAGGCTGGACTTTCCAAGGTCTCACGTCTGCCTATAGCGGCTCATCAGACTCGAATGCTCTGATTTGCGTGTCGAAGGCGGGAGTCTACCTACAGGATGAAACAGCCACCTCGCTTCGCACCTTTGGGAGTTGGAAAGCATCGGCAATATCGACGACTCCAAAAGCAGTCGTGAAATCGACGACCATGTATGAGATGACTTCCGGCAAAATGTCACAATGCAAGACGGGCGATACGTCGTTGCACTGCCTTGGAAGTCCGCTGAATGTCATCTTCATGACAACCGCGAGGCCCAGAGCCGACTGGTAGGACTCGTTCGTCGCTTGGAGAAGGAGAGAGCTCTCGATTAATACGATCGAGCTATCCGCAGCTACCTGGACAAGGACATGCCAAAAGGGTTCCGGTCGAAACGTATGAGGACGACCGGACATATTACATGCCTCACCGAGCCGTTGTTCGACCGGATTCAAAGTCCACGAGCGTGAGAGTACTGTTCGACGCGTCTTCTCATGCGCCTGGGGAACTGTCGTTCAATGACTGTTTGGAAAGGGGACCTAAACTGAACACGGACCTGGTCCCCATCCTATTGCGTTTCCACATGTACAACGTGGCAGTCATAGCCGGCATTAAGAAGGCCTTCCTCCAGGTTTCTGTCAACCAGCAGGACCGTAACGCTCTGCGCTTCCTCTGGTTCTCGCGCTCTCCAGAAGGAGGTCAGCCACTCCCTGATGTTGAAGAATGGAGGATGACCAGGGTGCCATTCGGCACCAAAGCATGTCCGTTCCTGCTAGGAGCTACTCTCCATCACCATCTCAGCAGCATCCAGGGACCGCACCAGGAGATCGCCAAAACAATTGCCAGCGCATTCTACGTGGACGATCTTCTCACCGGCGCATCTACACCTGAGGAGGCGAGGAGCATCGTCGACGCGACGAGCAGGACAATGAGCGCAGCTGGAATGAAACTGAAAAAATGGGCATCGAACTCGACTGACCTGCAAAACTACTTCGATGACCAGTTTTCGGAGATGCCACAAACACATCGAGCGATGACGGCTGAAGAGGTGACAAGAGTTCTTGGTATCACTTGGGACAGAAAAAGCGACACTTTGACGTTCACGGGTAACAACATCCTGGACGCTCTGCACCCGTCACACAACACCAAACGCTTCGTGCTGCAGGCTGCTTCGAGGGTGTTCGATCCACTAGGGCTCATCGCGCCGTTTACAATAAGAGCAAAACTACTGTTACAGCGACTCTGGGAGATAAGCATCAACTGGGATGAACAACTACCGGTTGACCTACGTCAAGAATGGTGCGCCTGGCGTTCGGAGCTGCTTGATCTGCTCAGTATCTCGATCGACAGTCGCTTACAACGAGATCTGGATGGCGCGAACACTCTACAGCTACACGTATTCGCAGACTCCAGCCCACTAGCCTATGGAGCATCCGCCTACCTGCGTGTCGAGGACAGTGCTGGCAATACACAGGTCAACCTACTTTTCGCCAAGACCCGAGTGGCTCCTCTGAAGAAATTGACACTCCCAAGACTAGAGCTACTGGGCGCACTTATCGCTGCCAGAAGAGCAGATTTTCTTAAAAAGACCGAAAAGTGAAtgtaaacctatcgaaactttacgttcagcgaaaagcttgaaccatcaaaagttcaaatatcaaagaacccctatgaaatcgctgtagtttttctgtaatcgaattttccataattgcatgtccagggacctagtggGAAACcgggcagtctgtcaacaattgcatgaccccgcgccatctgtcgaggacgcatgtaatacgcgcacttccgggcgctaatccggcgaaaacgaaaatggcagtgggcatttgtgacgaATTTCTACgccgagaatgtcgagcctcttgaacatgagtgggCTGGAATttcgcattcgagaactgtcgctcacacggAACACtggttcgtgcgttagcgtgctggaaagtgtgttcgcagcagcagaagattcctcgtccagagattaatcggagtcgcattcgtcctcagcagtagctcaccgtgccgtgaacatggactgctttgtgaaatttccatgtatcagggagaagcacttgtgtaagccgaaacaaacgctgttttttcgtcgtgcaggtgtccATGTGTGAAaagcaaaccgacggatactacggatggatactacggtttttgctgccgagaggtagagaatgcgtgtgaaaagcagacagacaattgcatcagaactaacgaatatttcgaaatactgtgccttgacaccgaagtactgcaagtgtcttttacatacatccgagaaaccgaagagcatggcagcatacacggcagcgccgtgtggtctttacgcgctacttgaacggcaaactggacggaaaactcTTATTtgtgcaggaaattccgttatatcacctgtcggccattcacaagatggatatgggatgctccgagaaaatacaatagaaagtactccactggatctcaatctgcgtcatgcatgctattagggatgctttcccatcagtgcgctgacttgTAGGAATGTtaatgtcagcatattttcgtttcttgtttgctgcaagtttttctcattgctttttctttgctgtcacagcataatATAAGTTCATatgtttgttcctggagggttaagtaacctgtgggcatagatgtatttgtaggttatactcatgtctcaattgtatatgggaggagtaagtaagataattttcatcagtgtcattcagctgaactgtgttcataaccttttagtacacttcttagtgaccatgtttccaaatgtcaattaatatttgaaccaagatcgggatttaacacttaattaactctgttttgctaaacggagtacttgtgactgattcattatcacgtcacctaacatttgtaaagaaggacttgagggctgacttcaattattattaaccccagatctgggttcaaagttaaccatgcaccattggtgtgcatagtacttcaaaatggctaaataatttattgcataagttctctgttactgtaattgagatgtacttttgtaaagtacttttgacagccctgcaaattgaaactggcttcagtgtacactacaaatgcatcgtaacatttaattgaaatataatataagagcagaagcaacatcttgtcacaactcaaactatatctctttttttttattgtccagggatttaggaaacagagtaggacttcctgccctctgatattttgacgtacttga from Ornithodoros turicata isolate Travis chromosome 4, ASM3712646v1, whole genome shotgun sequence encodes the following:
- the LOC135392467 gene encoding uncharacterized protein LOC135392467 encodes the protein MPHRAVVRPDSKSTSVRVLFDASSHAPGELSFNDCLERGPKLNTDLVPILLRFHMYNVAVIAGIKKAFLQVSVNQQDRNALRFLWFSRSPEGGQPLPDVEEWRMTRVPFGTKACPFLLGATLHHHLSSIQGPHQEIAKTIASAFYVDDLLTGASTPEEARSIVDATSRTMSAAGMKLKKWASNSTDLQNYFDDQFSEMPQTHRAMTAEEVTRVLGITWDRKSDTLTFTGNNILDALHPSHNTKRFVLQAASRVFDPLGLIAPFTIRAKLLLQRLWEISINWDEQLPVDLRQEWCAWRSELLDLLSISIDSRLQRDLDGANTLQLHVFADSSPLAYGASAYLRVEDSAGNTQVNLLFAKTRVAPLKKLTLPRLELLGALIAARRADFLKKTEK